One Ostrea edulis chromosome 2, xbOstEdul1.1, whole genome shotgun sequence genomic region harbors:
- the LOC125678630 gene encoding uncharacterized protein LOC125678630, translated as MEVEDIKDFTYLGSIVSTSGGTDEDIKARKRKAQQAFAMLRPVWRSKAPRTRTKIRIFNTNVKSVLLYGSETWRETSTSMKSVQVFVNKCLRNILGIRWPDVISNANLWKRTNQQPVEITIRTRRWNWIGHTLRKPSTNITKQALEWNPQGQRKRGRPKNTWRRVLTSDLKKIGKTWGEAKTIAQDRGRWKATVEALCPPWDEVD; from the coding sequence ATGGAAGTAGAGGACATCAAAGACTTCACCTACTTAGGAAGTATTGTCAGTACATCAGGGGGCACAGACGAAGACATCAAAGCAAGAAAAAGGAAGGCCCAGCAAGCTTTTGCCATGTTAAGACCAGTATGGCGAAGCAAGGCACCGAGAACACGCACCAAGATCAGAATCTTCAACACCAACGTGAAGTCTGTTCTACTATATGGGTCTGAAACCTGGAGAGAAACATCAACATCCATGAAATCAGTCCAGGTCTTTGTAAACAAGTGCCTGAGAAACATCCTCGGGATAAGGTGGCCAGATGTTATAAGCAATGCAAACCTGTGGAAGAGGACCAACCAACAACCAGTGGAAATCACCATCAGAACACGCAGATGGAACTGGATAGGGCATACACTGAGGAAACCCAGTACTAACATCACAAAACAAGCCCTAGAATGGAATCCACAGGGACAGAGAAAGCGGGGACGGCCAAAGAACACCTGGCGCAGGGTATTAACATCAGACCTGAAGAAAATTGGCAAGACCTGGGGAGAAGCTAAGACCATTGCACAAGACAGAGGGAGATGGAAAGCCACTGTAGAAGCCCTATGTCCCCCATGGGACGAAGTggattga